From a single Kitasatospora azatica KCTC 9699 genomic region:
- a CDS encoding YcaO-like family protein — protein MTTTAALDSLLPDADAILADPDPRCDHDLYPTTGRHRSLDDSIRAAWNMRVVSGVSRVADITGLDRLGIPVFNTYRTTAAPGNLTVTCGKGRTRKAALASALMEAHERFCGEQQGRHGPVLTVAQARDRFAEVLDPRDLVLDTRTRWEPDAPLEWVPTRDLVSGAVVQVPADAVFSPYEAHGARLFANHSDGLASGNCLAEAVLHALYELVERDGRSFGEVLRLGHQVALDSLPPDLRQLGRTFEEAGVSVSLFAFRSSLEITSFFALGDDRLAENPMLVNAGAGCHLDPLVGVSRALTELAQSRLSVISGAREDFSTRYRDRREETYQAAHERAARWSRGWQRIDFDEIPNRSAGDLRTDLETVRRSLCGAGLRRILVADLTLAGPARPGGRQEVGDGLPRVVKVIVPGLEFAANEPSRIGSRFYRFYKQARGAR, from the coding sequence ATGACCACGACGGCAGCCCTCGACAGCCTGTTACCGGATGCGGATGCGATCCTGGCCGACCCGGATCCGCGCTGCGACCACGACCTCTACCCCACGACCGGACGCCACCGGTCCCTGGACGACAGCATCCGGGCCGCCTGGAACATGCGCGTGGTCTCCGGCGTCTCCCGCGTCGCCGACATCACCGGCCTCGACCGGCTCGGCATCCCCGTCTTCAACACCTACCGGACCACCGCGGCCCCCGGGAACCTGACCGTGACCTGCGGCAAGGGCCGTACCCGCAAGGCCGCCCTGGCTTCCGCCCTGATGGAGGCTCACGAGCGCTTCTGCGGTGAGCAGCAGGGCCGGCACGGCCCGGTGCTCACCGTGGCCCAGGCCCGGGATCGGTTCGCGGAGGTCCTGGACCCCCGCGACCTCGTCCTCGACACCAGGACCAGGTGGGAGCCGGACGCCCCGCTGGAGTGGGTTCCCACCCGGGACCTGGTGAGCGGCGCTGTGGTCCAGGTCCCGGCCGACGCCGTGTTCTCGCCCTATGAAGCACACGGTGCACGTCTCTTCGCCAACCACTCGGACGGCCTCGCCTCCGGCAACTGCCTCGCCGAGGCGGTCCTGCACGCGCTCTACGAACTGGTCGAGCGCGACGGCCGTTCCTTCGGCGAGGTGCTCCGGCTGGGCCATCAAGTCGCGCTCGACTCCCTGCCGCCGGACCTGCGCCAACTCGGCCGGACCTTCGAGGAAGCCGGTGTCTCGGTCTCGCTGTTCGCCTTCCGGTCCTCGCTGGAGATCACCAGCTTCTTCGCCCTCGGCGACGACCGCCTGGCCGAGAACCCGATGCTGGTGAACGCCGGAGCCGGCTGCCATCTGGATCCTCTGGTCGGTGTTTCCCGAGCGCTGACCGAGCTGGCGCAGTCCCGACTGAGCGTCATTTCCGGCGCCCGCGAGGACTTCAGCACCCGCTACCGCGATCGCCGGGAGGAGACCTATCAGGCAGCGCACGAGCGGGCGGCCCGGTGGTCGCGCGGATGGCAGCGAATCGACTTCGACGAGATCCCGAACCGTTCGGCAGGCGATCTGCGGACCGATCTGGAAACGGTGCGCCGGAGTCTGTGCGGAGCCGGCCTGCGACGCATCCTCGTGGCCGACCTGACCTTGGCCGGCCCGGCCCGGCCCGGTGGCAGGCAGGAGGTCGGCGACGGCCTTCCACGCGTCGTGAAAGTCATCGTCCCCGGGCTGGAGTTCGCCGCCAACGAGCCCTCCCGGATCGGCAGCCGTTTCTACCGGTTCTACAAGCAAGCCCGAGGAGCGCGCTAG